The genomic stretch GTGAATGAGATTCAGGTATGGTGTGCGCCCCGCCGTGCGCCGCGCCGTGCCGTCGCGCACCTGGTCGATCAGGCGCGCGCGGCCGGGCCCGTAGATACCGCCCAGGCGCACGACCGTCGCCGGAAACCCGGCCTCCCGCAGCAGGGACTCGCCCTCTATCAGGCGCAGGCCGGAAAACCACCGTGGAGCGGCGGGCGATGCCTCGTCAAGCCATTCCCCGGCATCCTGCGCGTAGACGCCCGTGCTCGATGTGAAGAAGAACCGGCGCGGCGCTTGGCGCGCGGCTTGCAGCGCGTCGATAACATTGCGCAGGCCGTCCACGTACGCGCTGCGGTACGCCTCATCCGAGAACGACGCCGCGCCCGCCGTGTAGAACACGTGGTCGAACCGCCCGGGCAACCGCGCCAGCGATGCGGGCGCCGACAGGTCCGCCCGGAACGGACGGATTCCCGCGGGCAGGCGCGACACGTCGCGCCGCAGCCCCCAAACTTCATGGCCGTCCCGCGCAAGCCGTTCGCCCAACGCGCAGCCCACATACCCGCACCCGGCAATCAAAACCCGCAACACGGAAACGAGGTCTCCTTGCCTCTCCTGCGAATTTCGCGGAGTCTTCCCATCCTGGGGGCGACTGACAGGCGAACTACCGCCGCCCTGAGCAACGCACGCAACGCTTTGATGCTGTGCCCGTGCCGCGGTTTTATTTCGCGCCGGGACAGAAGCCGTCTTCCGTGCCGTCGCCGGGGCAGTGATGGTAGCCGCCCGAGTTATAGAACTGGATGATTCGGAGCAGTTCACTGAGGTTAATGGCCCAGTCCGTGCCGCCGGCGTAGTCGCCGTCGTGGGGGCAGCAACTCGTGTTCGCGCCCGCGCCGGGCACGTAACCGTCTTCGGTGCCGGCCGGGTCCCC from Candidatus Hydrogenedentota bacterium encodes the following:
- a CDS encoding SDR family oxidoreductase, yielding MLRVLIAGCGYVGCALGERLARDGHEVWGLRRDVSRLPAGIRPFRADLSAPASLARLPGRFDHVFYTAGAASFSDEAYRSAYVDGLRNVIDALQAARQAPRRFFFTSSTGVYAQDAGEWLDEASPAAPRWFSGLRLIEGESLLREAGFPATVVRLGGIYGPGRARLIDQVRDGTARRTAGRTPYLNLIHRDDCAGVLCHLMSLDAPEPLYLAVDNEPVERNVLLCWVAERLGLPCPPFAGEERVSEPQRGGSRRFRNGLLASSGYRFVFPAYREGYAALL